One genomic window of Paenibacillus xylanilyticus includes the following:
- a CDS encoding glycosyltransferase family 4 protein, giving the protein MNLKMELTKPVVLLLSWRDILAPRRGGAEVFTHEMLKRSTSERYQYVHFSPEFPGSQPIQEIDGILYVRSGNIWSVILHAAKFYRKHHKQISYVINQCNTHQFFTRLWVPRSKRIFFIHQTTREIWYQNMDIIRGLLGYVLEPMLLRMAKYDQTITVSASTRNDLIRHGFDPDDVKVIPEGIEFDHWPRESWLPKGSRPTFLYVGRFMKYKGIDFVFEAFGKLKTTFPNAVLWIAGKTNHQYVDLELRPIMERYKLRAMEYSETDDLAQLNDHVDVIFHGFVTEERKLELMSRAQVLVFPSQREGWGLTITEAAAVGTPSIVSNSPGLVDAVDYGRSGYLVSHGDVEALSRQMVRSIDKPEEYEFIRQQAYTFAKQFHFDHTGQEFGEWLEHLSRGEKSNET; this is encoded by the coding sequence GAAGATGGAGCTTACAAAGCCGGTGGTGCTGCTCTTGTCATGGCGTGATATCCTTGCTCCTCGCAGAGGAGGAGCTGAGGTTTTTACTCATGAGATGCTGAAACGTTCAACCTCAGAACGATATCAATATGTTCATTTTTCTCCTGAGTTTCCAGGGTCGCAACCTATTCAAGAGATTGATGGAATCCTATATGTACGTTCTGGGAATATATGGAGTGTTATCCTGCACGCAGCAAAATTCTATCGTAAACATCACAAACAAATCAGTTATGTAATCAATCAATGTAATACACATCAATTTTTTACCCGTCTGTGGGTGCCACGATCCAAAAGGATTTTTTTTATTCATCAAACCACCCGAGAGATTTGGTATCAGAATATGGACATTATTAGAGGATTGTTGGGTTATGTATTGGAACCGATGTTACTTCGTATGGCAAAGTATGATCAAACTATTACGGTCTCTGCTTCTACTCGTAATGACCTAATACGCCATGGCTTTGATCCGGATGATGTAAAGGTGATTCCAGAAGGGATTGAATTTGATCACTGGCCACGTGAAAGTTGGTTACCTAAAGGATCACGTCCTACTTTCTTATATGTTGGACGTTTTATGAAGTACAAAGGTATTGATTTTGTATTTGAAGCCTTTGGTAAGTTGAAAACAACATTCCCTAATGCTGTGTTATGGATTGCCGGAAAGACTAACCACCAATATGTTGATCTAGAACTCAGACCTATTATGGAACGCTATAAATTGAGAGCAATGGAATATTCGGAAACAGATGATTTGGCTCAATTGAATGATCATGTGGATGTGATTTTTCACGGATTTGTTACAGAAGAACGTAAGCTAGAGTTAATGAGCCGTGCACAGGTGCTTGTTTTTCCGTCACAAAGGGAGGGATGGGGGCTGACCATTACGGAGGCAGCTGCAGTAGGAACGCCAAGTATAGTGAGCAACTCTCCAGGCCTTGTGGATGCAGTGGATTATGGGCGTAGTGGATACCTCGTTAGTCATGGAGATGTGGAAGCGTTAAGTAGACAAATGGTTCGTAGTATAGACAAGCCTGAGGAATATGAGTTCATTCGCCAGCAAGCTTACACATTTGCCAAACAATTTCACTTCGACCACACTGGACAGGAATTTGGTGAATGGTTAGAACATTTGAGTAGAGGGGAGAAGAGTAATGAAACCTAA